In a single window of the Bacteroides acidifaciens genome:
- a CDS encoding sigma-70 family RNA polymerase sigma factor: MDDRAAFDKMFNEWYAQFVYFAYYFINDAEVCRDIVSDAFEYLWRNYEKIEESTAKTYLYTIIRTRCIDYMRKQNIHEEYVEFTSQLTDKMIEVDSQHLDSRILRIREAMKKLTPYNYRILEACYIHHKKYKEVAEELNVSVAAIHKNIVKALRILREELGQKGNRNRL, translated from the coding sequence ATGGATGACAGAGCGGCTTTTGACAAAATGTTTAATGAATGGTATGCACAGTTTGTATATTTTGCATACTATTTCATAAATGACGCTGAGGTATGCAGGGATATCGTAAGTGATGCTTTTGAGTATTTATGGCGTAATTATGAAAAGATAGAAGAATCCACAGCTAAAACTTATCTTTATACAATCATCCGTACACGTTGCATTGACTATATGCGCAAGCAAAATATCCATGAAGAATATGTAGAGTTTACTTCGCAATTAACCGATAAAATGATAGAAGTCGATTCGCAACATCTTGATTCCCGTATTCTGCGTATTCGTGAAGCTATGAAAAAGTTGACTCCTTATAATTATCGTATACTGGAAGCATGCTATATTCATCATAAGAAATATAAAGAAGTGGCCGAAGAACTGAATGTGAGTGTTGCGGCCATCCATAAGAATATAGTGAAAGCTTTGCGTATTCTTCGCGAAGAATTGGGGCAAAAGGGTAACCGGAACAGACTTTAA